The following are from one region of the Nocardioides marmotae genome:
- a CDS encoding MOSC domain-containing protein, whose amino-acid sequence MSQLVSVNVGTPREAAWAGIGRTSIDKAPVTGPVEVGRLGLAGDKVSDTRHHGGVDQAVYAYAREDLDRWAVDLGQEVRDGQFAENLTTRGVEVTEAEVGERWAVGTALLEVAYVRTPCNDFKTWMGRCGFDNRAWVKRFTLDGAPGAYLRVLAPGTVQTGDAVEVLHRPGHGVTIATMFRALHTEPALLPRLLEVEGLAEKARRKAEQYVAARS is encoded by the coding sequence GTGTCCCAGCTCGTCTCCGTCAACGTCGGCACGCCCCGCGAGGCGGCGTGGGCCGGCATCGGCCGCACCAGCATCGACAAGGCTCCGGTGACCGGTCCGGTCGAGGTGGGCCGGCTCGGCCTGGCCGGGGACAAGGTCTCCGACACCCGCCACCACGGCGGGGTCGACCAGGCGGTCTACGCCTACGCCCGCGAGGACCTCGACCGCTGGGCGGTCGACCTGGGCCAGGAGGTCCGCGACGGGCAGTTCGCGGAGAACCTCACCACCCGCGGCGTCGAGGTGACCGAGGCCGAGGTGGGGGAGCGCTGGGCGGTCGGCACCGCGCTGCTCGAGGTGGCCTACGTCCGCACGCCGTGCAACGACTTCAAGACCTGGATGGGCCGGTGCGGCTTCGACAACCGCGCCTGGGTCAAGCGGTTCACCCTCGACGGCGCGCCGGGGGCCTACCTGCGGGTGCTCGCGCCCGGCACGGTCCAGACCGGTGACGCGGTGGAGGTGCTGCACCGGCCCGGGCACGGCGTCACCATCGCGACGATGTTCCGCGCGCTGCACACCGAGCCCGCGCTGCTGCCCCGCCTGCTGGAGGTCGAGGGCCTCGCGGAGAAGGCACGCCGCAAGGCCGAGCAGTACGTCGCCGCCCGCTCCTGA
- a CDS encoding DNA polymerase Y family protein has protein sequence MRALVVWCPDWPVVAALAEEALPPRQPAAVFSANVVQAVNGPARDFGVRRGMRRRDAQARCPEIAVLPANPDRDARAFEDVLVVLEQLRPGVAPLRPGLVALRSPGRFYGGESEAAAVVAEQLVGHGVWDCRVGIADELFTAEQAARRAGPQDSVVVPAGESVPFLRALPVEVLEDPETVGLLKRLGLRSLGQLADLGAGDVLARFGRQVAWVHRVVSGRGETLLAERTAPPDLEVHVDFEPPLDSAETICFSARRTADAFVEQLARHGLVCTELLVQAEADGVVASSRRWVHPRWFGAADVVDRLHWQLQGAMNGMSRGGEIRAPVGRVRFVPETVVPDSVHADGLWGGTDERVQRGIARVQGMLGHEAVLVPVLQGGRAPADRQAMVPWGERPTGLRPTGLPWPGALPPPAPARVLADPWPAALVGPGGRPVVVDERGAVRGEPARFRPHADEPWQPVAAWAGPWPVEELWWEGTPRRVARFQVVGVDGRAWLMTYDQAAAESVWWTEAGYD, from the coding sequence ATGCGCGCGCTCGTCGTGTGGTGCCCGGACTGGCCGGTGGTCGCCGCCCTGGCCGAGGAGGCGCTGCCCCCGCGGCAGCCGGCCGCGGTCTTCTCGGCCAACGTGGTGCAGGCCGTCAACGGCCCCGCCCGAGACTTCGGCGTACGCCGTGGCATGCGGCGGCGCGACGCCCAGGCGCGCTGCCCCGAGATCGCCGTCCTGCCCGCCAACCCCGACCGCGACGCGCGGGCCTTCGAGGACGTGCTCGTGGTGCTCGAGCAGCTGCGGCCCGGGGTGGCCCCGCTGCGGCCTGGCCTGGTGGCGCTCCGCTCGCCGGGCCGGTTCTACGGCGGGGAGTCCGAGGCCGCGGCGGTCGTGGCCGAGCAGCTGGTCGGCCACGGGGTCTGGGACTGCCGGGTGGGGATCGCCGATGAGCTGTTCACCGCCGAGCAGGCGGCCCGGCGCGCCGGGCCGCAGGACAGCGTCGTGGTGCCGGCGGGGGAGTCGGTGCCGTTCCTGCGCGCCCTGCCGGTCGAGGTGCTGGAGGACCCCGAGACCGTCGGCCTGCTCAAGCGGCTGGGCCTGCGCTCGCTGGGCCAGCTGGCCGACCTGGGCGCCGGTGACGTGCTGGCCCGGTTCGGTCGGCAGGTGGCCTGGGTGCACCGGGTCGTCTCGGGTCGCGGCGAGACGCTGCTCGCCGAGCGCACCGCCCCGCCCGACCTCGAGGTGCACGTCGACTTCGAGCCGCCGCTGGACTCCGCGGAGACCATCTGCTTCAGCGCCCGGCGCACCGCCGACGCCTTCGTCGAGCAGCTGGCCCGCCACGGCCTGGTCTGCACCGAGCTGCTCGTGCAGGCCGAGGCCGACGGCGTCGTGGCCTCCTCGCGGCGGTGGGTGCACCCGCGCTGGTTCGGCGCCGCGGACGTCGTCGACCGGCTGCACTGGCAGCTCCAGGGCGCGATGAACGGGATGAGCCGGGGCGGGGAGATCCGCGCCCCCGTCGGGCGGGTGCGGTTCGTGCCCGAGACCGTCGTCCCCGACTCCGTCCACGCCGACGGGCTCTGGGGCGGCACCGACGAGCGGGTCCAGCGCGGCATCGCGCGGGTCCAGGGGATGCTCGGCCACGAGGCGGTCCTCGTGCCGGTGCTCCAGGGCGGCCGCGCCCCGGCGGACCGGCAGGCGATGGTGCCCTGGGGCGAACGGCCCACCGGGCTGCGCCCGACCGGCCTGCCCTGGCCGGGCGCCCTCCCGCCCCCCGCGCCCGCCCGGGTGCTGGCCGACCCGTGGCCCGCGGCGCTCGTCGGCCCCGGCGGGCGGCCGGTCGTGGTCGACGAGCGGGGCGCGGTGCGCGGCGAGCCGGCGCGGTTCCGCCCGCACGCCGACGAGCCGTGGCAGCCGGTCGCGGCGTGGGCCGGCCCGTGGCCGGTCGAGGAGCTGTGGTGGGAGGGCACCCCGCGGCGGGTGGCCCGCTTCCAGGTGGTCGGGGTCGATGGCCGGGCCTGGCTGATGACCTACGACCAGGCCGCCGCGGAGTCGGTGTGGTGGACCGAGGCGGGCTACGACTGA
- a CDS encoding AMP-dependent synthetase/ligase has product MPVIHDTSFVDHLAPNMAVQFLDRVAASSAAEAFRFPRGEAWESVTWAQAGERVRRLAAGLLALGLESEQRVGIAAGTRYEWILSDLAVMCAGGATTTVYPTTNAPDVAYILGDAECRIVFAEDDEQLAKIRGHKNELPHLMKVVTFDGAADGDWVITMDHLAELGEKYLADHPDVIEKTAQAIKPEQLATLIYTSGTTGRPKGVRLQHRSWVYEGAAIQAQDILHEEDLQFLWLPMAHSFGKVLLSSQLACGFATAIDGRIDKIVENLGIVKPTFMGAAPRIFEKAHGRIVTMQAAEGGAKEKLFKKAFEVGIKVDRLKRDGKSVPLGLKLQHGLFDKLVFSKVRDRFGGRVRFFISGSAALNQEIAEWFNAAGILILEGYGMTENAAGATVNHPDGYKMGTVGPALPGAQVRIGKGDEVQIKGPHVMEGYHNLPEETAKAFTEDGWLRTGDKGSLDADGFLTITGRIKDLFKTSGGKYIAPSAIESKFKALCPYTSQFMVFGNERNYCVALITLDPDAMAAWAGENGMADKSYSEVVASPQVKEMVAGYVEQLNGRLNRWETIKKWEILDHDLTIESGELTPSMKVKRNVVEDNNKARIDALYAS; this is encoded by the coding sequence ATGCCCGTCATCCACGACACCAGCTTCGTCGACCACCTGGCCCCGAACATGGCCGTTCAGTTCCTCGACCGTGTGGCCGCGTCGTCCGCGGCCGAGGCCTTCCGCTTCCCGCGTGGGGAGGCATGGGAGTCCGTCACCTGGGCTCAGGCGGGCGAGCGGGTACGCCGCCTGGCGGCCGGTCTGCTGGCGCTCGGGCTGGAGTCCGAGCAGCGCGTCGGCATCGCCGCGGGCACCCGCTACGAGTGGATCCTCTCCGACCTGGCGGTCATGTGCGCCGGCGGCGCGACCACCACGGTCTACCCGACGACGAACGCCCCCGACGTGGCGTACATCCTCGGCGACGCCGAGTGCCGCATCGTCTTCGCCGAGGACGACGAGCAGCTGGCCAAGATCCGCGGGCACAAGAACGAGCTGCCGCACCTGATGAAGGTCGTCACCTTCGACGGCGCCGCGGACGGCGACTGGGTCATCACGATGGACCACCTCGCCGAGCTCGGCGAGAAGTACCTCGCCGACCACCCCGACGTCATCGAGAAGACCGCGCAGGCGATCAAGCCCGAGCAGCTCGCGACGCTGATCTACACCTCCGGCACCACCGGCAGGCCCAAGGGCGTGCGCCTCCAGCACCGCTCGTGGGTCTACGAGGGCGCGGCGATCCAGGCCCAGGACATCCTCCACGAGGAGGACCTGCAGTTCCTGTGGCTGCCGATGGCCCACTCCTTCGGCAAGGTGCTGCTCTCCAGCCAGCTCGCGTGCGGCTTCGCGACCGCCATCGACGGCCGGATCGACAAGATCGTGGAGAACCTCGGCATCGTGAAGCCGACGTTCATGGGCGCCGCCCCCCGCATCTTCGAGAAGGCCCACGGCCGCATCGTCACGATGCAGGCCGCCGAGGGCGGGGCGAAGGAGAAGCTGTTCAAGAAGGCCTTCGAGGTCGGCATCAAGGTCGACCGGCTCAAGCGCGACGGCAAGAGCGTGCCGCTCGGCCTCAAGCTCCAGCACGGCCTGTTCGACAAGCTGGTCTTCAGCAAGGTCCGCGACCGCTTCGGCGGCCGGGTCCGCTTCTTCATCTCCGGCTCGGCGGCGCTGAACCAGGAGATCGCGGAGTGGTTCAACGCCGCGGGCATCCTCATCCTCGAGGGCTACGGCATGACCGAGAACGCCGCCGGCGCGACGGTCAACCACCCCGACGGCTACAAGATGGGCACCGTGGGCCCCGCCCTGCCGGGCGCCCAGGTCCGCATCGGCAAGGGCGACGAGGTCCAGATCAAGGGCCCGCACGTCATGGAGGGCTACCACAACCTGCCCGAGGAGACCGCCAAGGCGTTCACCGAGGACGGCTGGCTGCGCACCGGTGACAAGGGCTCGCTCGACGCCGACGGGTTCCTCACCATCACCGGTCGGATCAAGGACCTGTTCAAGACCTCCGGCGGCAAGTACATCGCCCCCTCGGCCATCGAGTCGAAGTTCAAGGCGCTGTGCCCCTACACCAGCCAGTTCATGGTCTTCGGCAACGAGCGCAACTACTGCGTCGCGCTGATCACCCTCGACCCCGACGCGATGGCGGCGTGGGCCGGGGAGAACGGCATGGCCGACAAGTCCTACTCCGAGGTCGTCGCCTCCCCGCAGGTCAAGGAGATGGTCGCCGGGTACGTCGAGCAGCTCAACGGCCGCTTGAACCGGTGGGAGACCATCAAGAAGTGGGAGATCCTCGACCACGACCTCACCATCGAGTCGGGCGAGCTGACCCCCTCGATGAAGGTCAAGCGCAACGTCGTGGAGGACAACAACAAGGCGCGGATCGACGCGCTCTACGCCTCCTGA
- a CDS encoding sugar transferase produces the protein MSERWAGRLPSLRTQRPLLVLLDLLAVVAAAAPVVGTVRIGAVPVGAAAAAVLLTCSSADLYRPRLVLSVLEDLPRLLLAAVLGTLALVAAAPRIGVTGDPTWPVVPAFAAGLALLLLVVRTAAYTTIHALRRRGLAGHPVIIVGGEPVGSALAATLLDQPQLGLRPVGIVERGASARRLPVPLLGGIDRLEQAMTDLGVHDVVFAFPAPPDAETVAVVRRCVEQDRQVFVVPRFHELMGATGTRGTEVVQGVTLMRLRRWGHRPLARWGKRALDVALASVGLVLTAPLIAACALASRIETGPGVVFRQTRVGTGGQPFTLYKLRSLKPDDEAESATRWSIDGDERVGPVGRFLRRTSLDELPQLVNVLKGDMSLVGPRPERPHFVDVFSRSESRYADRHRVPTGLTGLAQVHRLRGDTSIAERTRVDNFYIENWSLWSDVKILCRTLPVLVRAPRGEVGAVRLGPAAPGEPRGRRR, from the coding sequence ATGTCCGAACGCTGGGCGGGTCGGCTGCCGTCCCTGCGCACCCAGCGCCCGCTGCTGGTGCTCCTGGACCTGCTGGCCGTCGTCGCCGCGGCCGCGCCCGTCGTGGGCACGGTCCGGATCGGGGCGGTGCCGGTCGGGGCGGCCGCGGCAGCGGTGCTGCTGACCTGCTCCAGCGCCGACCTCTACCGCCCGCGGCTGGTGCTCTCGGTGCTGGAGGACCTGCCGCGGCTGCTGCTCGCCGCGGTGCTCGGCACGCTGGCGCTGGTGGCCGCGGCGCCCCGGATCGGCGTGACCGGCGACCCGACCTGGCCGGTCGTGCCGGCGTTCGCCGCGGGCCTGGCCCTGCTGCTGCTGGTGGTCCGCACGGCGGCGTACACGACCATCCACGCGCTGCGCCGCCGCGGGCTCGCCGGGCACCCGGTGATCATCGTCGGCGGTGAGCCGGTGGGCTCCGCGCTGGCCGCCACCCTGCTCGACCAGCCCCAGCTCGGCCTGCGCCCGGTGGGGATCGTCGAGCGCGGGGCCAGCGCCCGGCGGCTGCCGGTCCCGCTGCTGGGCGGGATCGACCGGCTCGAGCAGGCGATGACCGACCTCGGCGTGCACGACGTCGTCTTCGCCTTCCCCGCCCCGCCGGACGCCGAGACCGTGGCGGTCGTGCGCCGCTGCGTCGAGCAGGACCGCCAGGTCTTCGTGGTGCCCCGCTTCCACGAGCTGATGGGCGCGACCGGCACCCGCGGCACCGAGGTGGTCCAGGGCGTGACGCTGATGCGGCTGCGCCGCTGGGGCCACCGGCCGCTCGCGCGGTGGGGCAAGCGCGCCCTCGACGTGGCGCTGGCCTCGGTCGGCCTGGTCCTCACCGCCCCGCTGATCGCGGCGTGCGCGCTGGCCTCGCGGATCGAGACCGGGCCGGGCGTGGTCTTCCGCCAGACCCGCGTCGGGACCGGCGGGCAGCCCTTCACCCTCTACAAGCTGCGCTCGCTCAAGCCCGACGACGAGGCCGAGAGCGCCACCCGCTGGAGCATCGACGGCGACGAGCGGGTCGGGCCGGTCGGGCGGTTCCTGCGCCGCACCAGCCTCGATGAGCTGCCCCAGCTGGTCAACGTGCTCAAGGGCGACATGAGCCTGGTCGGCCCGCGCCCGGAGCGGCCGCACTTCGTCGACGTCTTCAGCCGCAGCGAGAGCCGGTACGCCGACCGGCACCGCGTCCCCACCGGGCTCACCGGGCTGGCCCAGGTGCACCGGCTCCGCGGGGACACCTCGATCGCCGAGCGCACCCGCGTCGACAACTTCTACATCGAGAACTGGTCGCTGTGGAGCGACGTCAAGATCCTGTGCCGGACGCTCCCGGTCCTCGTCCGGGCGCCGCGAGGAGAGGTCGGCGCCGTGCGGCTCGGCCCCGCCGCTCCCGGAGAACCGCGAGGTAGACGCCGATGA
- a CDS encoding aminoglycoside phosphotransferase family protein gives MATTVDALLEEWGLVRDGEPHASDRARVLPVRGERGAAVLKVGVVEERTEHEALALQRWGGAGAVRLLRADPHRRALLLERLPGPDLADPAAGQWDVAACELVGAHLARLHVDPPPQVPRLATYVAGRTEALAGLPRDAPLPRRLVEQAVALGRSFVADPGAERLLHTDLHHAHLVAGEDPDEWRAVSPKPLAGDPHSEVAPLLWHRWEEVAGDVRGALRRRFHAAIDAALLDEDRARDWVVVRTVHRALAHLADREVVTRCVAVAKAVQE, from the coding sequence GTGGCCACCACCGTCGACGCCCTGCTCGAGGAGTGGGGGCTGGTGCGCGACGGCGAGCCGCACGCCTCGGACCGCGCGAGGGTGCTGCCGGTGCGCGGCGAACGTGGGGCGGCCGTGCTCAAGGTCGGCGTCGTCGAGGAGCGCACCGAGCACGAGGCGCTCGCCCTCCAGCGGTGGGGCGGCGCCGGCGCGGTGCGCCTGCTGCGGGCCGACCCGCACCGGCGCGCGCTGCTCCTCGAGCGCCTCCCCGGACCCGATCTCGCCGACCCGGCCGCCGGCCAGTGGGACGTCGCGGCCTGCGAGCTCGTCGGGGCGCACCTGGCCCGCCTCCACGTCGACCCGCCGCCGCAGGTGCCCCGCCTGGCGACGTACGTCGCGGGGCGGACGGAGGCGCTGGCCGGGCTGCCCCGCGACGCCCCGCTGCCGCGGCGCCTGGTCGAGCAGGCGGTCGCCCTGGGCCGCTCGTTCGTCGCCGACCCCGGCGCGGAGCGGCTGCTCCACACCGACCTGCACCACGCCCACCTGGTCGCGGGCGAGGACCCGGACGAGTGGCGCGCGGTCTCGCCCAAGCCGCTCGCGGGCGACCCGCACAGCGAGGTCGCGCCGCTGCTGTGGCACCGCTGGGAGGAGGTGGCCGGTGACGTCCGTGGCGCGCTGCGGCGGCGTTTCCACGCCGCGATCGACGCCGCCCTGCTCGACGAGGACCGCGCCCGGGACTGGGTCGTGGTGCGCACCGTCCACCGCGCGCTGGCGCACCTGGCCGACCGCGAGGTGGTCACCCGCTGCGTCGCGGTCGCCAAGGCCGTCCAGGAATAG
- a CDS encoding glycosyltransferase has product MSRRPRPDGDIRRRLHVAHVAEPTTEGVAVVQYSYLREQLRRGWRVTVICPSHGWLGYSARVAGAEVRWWSATRGPGRSVLAETAELRRILADVDPDVVHLHSAKAGLAGRLAVRGRRPTVLQPHAWSFLAVEGPARRASLLWERLAARWTDRLVAVSEAERLAGAEAGIEAPTRVLPNGVDLLRLEVQGPQQRLAARRGLGLPDVPTVVCVGRLTRQKGQDALLDAWPSVRERVPTAQLVLVGDGPDRTELERRAADLDGVLLAGGRTDVPLWLAAADVVVAPSRWEGMPLVPLEAMACGRSVVATAIPGIVEAVPDDAGQLVAPGDAHALADAVVYRLQAPDVATDEGWAGRLHVEDHHDELTAAREVIGVYLAVLRERRGRAARRRPLLAAPGRGPGASGTGS; this is encoded by the coding sequence GTGTCCAGGCGCCCGCGTCCGGACGGCGACATCCGCCGCCGGCTCCACGTGGCCCACGTGGCCGAGCCCACCACCGAGGGCGTGGCCGTGGTGCAGTACTCCTACCTCCGCGAGCAGCTGCGGCGCGGCTGGCGGGTCACCGTCATCTGCCCCTCCCACGGCTGGCTCGGCTACTCCGCGCGCGTCGCGGGGGCCGAGGTGCGCTGGTGGTCCGCGACCCGCGGCCCCGGCCGCTCGGTGCTCGCCGAGACCGCCGAGCTGCGCCGGATCCTCGCCGACGTCGACCCCGACGTCGTCCACCTGCACAGCGCCAAGGCCGGCCTGGCCGGCCGGCTCGCGGTGCGCGGGCGCCGGCCCACGGTCCTCCAGCCGCACGCGTGGTCCTTCCTCGCGGTGGAGGGGCCGGCACGCCGCGCCTCGCTGCTGTGGGAGCGGCTCGCGGCGCGCTGGACCGACCGCCTGGTCGCCGTCAGCGAGGCCGAACGGCTCGCCGGCGCGGAGGCCGGGATCGAGGCGCCCACCCGGGTGCTGCCCAACGGGGTGGACCTGCTGCGCCTGGAGGTGCAGGGCCCGCAGCAGCGGCTGGCGGCCCGCCGCGGGCTCGGCCTGCCCGACGTGCCGACGGTGGTGTGCGTGGGCCGGCTGACCCGGCAGAAGGGCCAGGACGCGCTCCTGGACGCCTGGCCCTCGGTGCGCGAGCGGGTGCCGACCGCGCAGCTGGTGCTCGTCGGCGACGGCCCGGACCGCACCGAGCTGGAGCGGCGGGCCGCCGACCTCGACGGCGTGCTGCTGGCCGGCGGCCGCACCGACGTGCCGCTGTGGCTGGCCGCGGCCGACGTCGTCGTCGCGCCCTCGCGCTGGGAGGGGATGCCGCTGGTGCCCCTGGAGGCGATGGCCTGCGGGCGCAGCGTGGTCGCCACCGCGATCCCCGGCATCGTCGAGGCCGTCCCCGACGACGCGGGCCAGCTGGTCGCGCCGGGCGACGCCCACGCCCTGGCCGACGCGGTGGTCTACCGGCTGCAGGCCCCCGACGTGGCCACCGACGAGGGCTGGGCCGGGCGGCTGCACGTGGAGGACCACCACGACGAGCTGACCGCGGCCCGCGAGGTCATCGGCGTCTACCTCGCGGTTCTCCGGGAGCGGCGGGGCCGAGCCGCACGGCGCCGACCTCTCCTCGCGGCGCCCGGACGAGGACCGGGAGCGTCCGGCACAGGATCTTGA